TTCAACCACCTGCTTGGCGAGCAATTCAATATTGGGAATATCCTTAATCTGACTTAAATCGACTTCGGCCATAGATCAAAAATAAGGAGAAATGTTTAAAGACAGGGCATAAAAAAAGGTTTGACCATTCAGATCAAACCTCTAAATTCTTATTGAATCTATTTTATTATAAAAGTGCGTTCAGTTTTTCTGTATACACATTCTTTGGTGCAACACCAACTTGCTTATCAGCTACTTCACCTCCTTTAAAGATCAAGACTGTTGGAATGTTTCTTACACCATATTTGGCAGCAAATTCCTGATGCGCATCTACATCAACCTTGACAATCTTTGCTTTATCGTCAAAATCCTTGTCTAACTCTTCCACGATCGGAGCCAACATTCTACATGGTCCACACCAAGCTGCCCAAAAATCAACTAATACTGGTCTGTCTGAGTTCAACACTACCTCTTCAAAATTAGCATCTGTTACTTCTATTGCCATAATTTTATAATTTAAATTTTTCTTGTCAATTAATTAGAGCACAAAAATATGAAATTATTTTTCCATTGCGACCAATTAAAAATCTATTTTTCTTATAGTGATATTTATATTATTGATTCATTTTGAAACGTCTTGGCAAAAAACAAACAAAAATCCGGTCCTAAAAAACTTCCCTGGCTATTGCCTTTATATTGTCTGATTTCCCCATTGAATAATAATGAACAACAGGAACTCCGGCTTCAACCAGCTCTTTTGATTGTTGAATCGCCCATTCGATCCCTACCTGTCTGACCCCCTTATTGTCCTTACATTTCTCAATTTCACTCACCAGCGCATCCGGAAGGTCTAAACTGAAGACCTGGGGTAAAACACTTAAATGCCTCTTTACGGCCACGGGTTTAATTCCCGGAATAATCGGCACTTCGATACCCATAGCCCTGGCTGCCTCAACAAACTCAAAATACTTTTGATTGTCAAAAAACATCTGTGTCACCACGTATTCTGCACCGGCATCTACCTTTTCCTTTAACCTGCGAAGATCGGCCTGCAAACTTGGCGATTCCATATGCTTTTCCGGATAACCCGCCACACCAATGCAAAAATCCGCTTTATAGGTTGCTTCAATAATATCGTGAAGATAAATTCCTTTATTCAG
This DNA window, taken from Lutimonas zeaxanthinifaciens, encodes the following:
- the trxA gene encoding thioredoxin, with product MAIEVTDANFEEVVLNSDRPVLVDFWAAWCGPCRMLAPIVEELDKDFDDKAKIVKVDVDAHQEFAAKYGVRNIPTVLIFKGGEVADKQVGVAPKNVYTEKLNALL
- the metF gene encoding methylenetetrahydrofolate reductase [NAD(P)H], yielding MKVTEHIKNAKGKSLFSFEIVPPQKGQNIQKLYDNIDPLMEFKPPFIDVTTSREEHVYIKKEGGLLERKVTRMRPGTVGICASLMHKYKVDTVPHVLCGGFTKEETEYVLVDCHYLGIDNVMALRGDARKDEAYFMPSSEGNKYASELVTQINNLNKGIYLHDIIEATYKADFCIGVAGYPEKHMESPSLQADLRRLKEKVDAGAEYVVTQMFFDNQKYFEFVEAARAMGIEVPIIPGIKPVAVKRHLSVLPQVFSLDLPDALVSEIEKCKDNKGVRQVGIEWAIQQSKELVEAGVPVVHYYSMGKSDNIKAIAREVF